The Acidimicrobiia bacterium genome includes the window TTCCGAATCTCAGGATCCGATCGGGTTTCTCGACGTCCTGTTTCTCCCGCGCGAGGATGTCAGACATTTCCGACCGCCCTACGACGATGCTGGAGATGGCGAATCCCGTCGATCGTCACCCAGATGAGCATGCCGCCGACTACTCCGGGGATGACAAGTCGGTAGAACCAGCCGACCAACCAGACGAGAACGGCCTGATCCGAGGTCGGCTGGTAATGGCGCAGCCAGGAGTTGGGGAAGTTGGCGGTGGCGTCGGGATGGCACCGCTGGCAGGTGAGGAGGAGATTCTCCTTGTAGACCGTCGAGTCGACCTCATCAGAGGCCAGGATGTTGTGAACACCGTGACAGTCGATACAGACGGGGGTGTTCGTCGTCTGATCCGGAGCGAGCTCCTCGAACAGCATCACCGTCGTTCCGTGGAAATCTGCGACGTAGGTGTCGAACACCTCGGTACTGATCCCGTACTTGCCCATCAGGGCCTCGTCCGCGTGGCAGTCCTCGCAGATCTTCGGTGAAAAAAGATGAAACTGGGAGTGGGAGGGGCCTTCCACGGCGTGTACCCCGTGGCAGTCGGTACAAGTCGGCACGTCCTGAATGTCATGCTCGAGCAGAGCTGCCCCGTGGATGCTCCCGGCGTAGAGGTCGTAGATCTCCGAGTGGCAGCTCCGGCACGTGCGCGGGATCGCCGTGGTATCGGCGCTCGGATGCGTGACGTTGTGCGCGCCGTGGCAGTCGGTGCAGATTGCCGCCTCGCGGTCGCCGCCGGCCAGTGCCTCCGTATGCATGTTGTCGAGAGTGTCCGTGTACTCGCTCTCGTGGCAGTTGAAACAGGATGTGTACAGCTCTATGGCGAGGTCACGGCGTGTGACGGCCGACATCGGGTCGTGCGGGTACTGACCGATGTCGGTGTGGCAGTCGATGCACGTGAGGCCGGACTCACCGTGAATGGAGGCTTCGAACACGGTACGCGGCACAACGGCCGGGAGCATCTCACCAGATGGGAAGTCGAGGATGATGTTGCCTGCTTCGTGGCAGCCGAGGCAGTAATCGTTCACCTGCGCGTCCGCATCCGACTCTTGAGCAGATGCGGCGAGTGGCACCGTGAGCACGGTGGCCGCCAGTATCCCCAGGAGCAGCAGCGTTGATCTTGTCGACAGCGTCGGCCTCCTACGCGGCCGAGGCTCCTCTCCACTGCCAGCCTACGATCCCGAAACAGGCAAGGATCAGGGCCGACGGACCCTTACCGGCAGGCCGGTTAGTTCACTTGAAAGTTGACCTTCGGCGGCCCGAGTCGCCGGGTTACGGTCGTGTCATGAGGTCGTTGAAGCCTCCGACGGCATCAATCGCGTCGTACAGCATCTGCATGACGTACTTGGCGTTGTGGGCGAAGGCGCCCGGGTCCTTCTGCGCGTACTGGTAGATGTACGCAGCACGGAGGAGGTTCGG containing:
- a CDS encoding cytochrome c3 family protein — translated: MLTVPLAASAQESDADAQVNDYCLGCHEAGNIILDFPSGEMLPAVVPRTVFEASIHGESGLTCIDCHTDIGQYPHDPMSAVTRRDLAIELYTSCFNCHESEYTDTLDNMHTEALAGGDREAAICTDCHGAHNVTHPSADTTAIPRTCRSCHSEIYDLYAGSIHGAALLEHDIQDVPTCTDCHGVHAVEGPSHSQFHLFSPKICEDCHADEALMGKYGISTEVFDTYVADFHGTTVMLFEELAPDQTTNTPVCIDCHGVHNILASDEVDSTVYKENLLLTCQRCHPDATANFPNSWLRHYQPTSDQAVLVWLVGWFYRLVIPGVVGGMLIWVTIDGIRHLQHRRRAVGNV